One Paracidovorax avenae ATCC 19860 genomic region harbors:
- a CDS encoding DUF1852 domain-containing protein has product MHQEPQFTLESICFDEDYQPSDSTRITTNFANLARGANRRQNLRNTLRMIDNRFNELAHWDNPAGDRYSVALEIISVEMRIGAAGGNGTFPLIEILKTSMLDRQANQRIDGIAGNNFSSYVRDYDFSVLLPDYNAGRAEFATPDDFGDLHGKLFKQFAQSETYRGHFTKPPVICISVSTSRTYRRTGNRHPVLGVEYQQDELSSTDRYFAKMGMQVRFFMPPGSVAPLAFYFHGDLPNDYTPLELIGTISTMETFQKIYRPEIYNANSAAGALYRPSLNNQDYSLTQIVYDRVERSQLAVQQGKFAEEHFIKPYRNVLDRWAAACPL; this is encoded by the coding sequence ATGCACCAAGAACCCCAATTCACGCTCGAGAGCATCTGTTTCGATGAGGACTACCAGCCATCGGACAGCACGCGCATCACCACCAACTTCGCGAACCTGGCCCGGGGAGCGAACCGGCGGCAGAACCTGCGCAACACGCTCAGGATGATTGACAACCGCTTCAATGAACTCGCGCACTGGGACAACCCGGCAGGCGATCGCTATTCGGTCGCACTGGAGATCATCTCCGTCGAGATGCGCATCGGTGCCGCCGGCGGCAACGGCACGTTCCCGTTGATCGAGATCCTGAAGACCAGCATGCTCGACAGGCAGGCGAACCAACGCATCGACGGCATCGCGGGAAACAATTTTTCCTCGTACGTCCGTGACTACGACTTCAGCGTCCTGCTGCCGGACTACAACGCCGGCCGTGCGGAGTTCGCCACCCCGGACGACTTCGGCGACCTGCATGGAAAGCTGTTCAAGCAGTTCGCCCAATCGGAAACCTACCGCGGGCACTTCACCAAGCCGCCCGTCATCTGCATCAGCGTATCGACCAGCAGAACCTACCGGCGGACCGGCAACCGGCATCCCGTGCTGGGCGTGGAGTACCAGCAGGATGAACTGTCTTCGACCGACCGGTACTTCGCCAAGATGGGAATGCAGGTCCGTTTCTTCATGCCGCCGGGCAGCGTGGCACCGCTGGCGTTCTATTTCCACGGCGACCTGCCGAACGACTACACACCCCTGGAACTGATCGGCACCATCAGCACCATGGAGACCTTCCAGAAGATCTACCGGCCGGAGATCTACAACGCCAACTCGGCCGCTGGCGCGCTCTATCGCCCCAGCCTGAACAACCAGGACTATTCGCTGACGCAGATCGTGTATGACCGGGTCGAGCGCAGCCAGCTGGCCGTCCAGCAGGGCAAATTCGCGGAAGAGCATTTCATCAAGCCGTACCGGAACGTGCTGGACCGATGGGCGGCCGCCTGTCCGCTGTGA
- the prpF gene encoding 2-methylaconitate cis-trans isomerase PrpF, producing MAFAPQIRIPATYMRGGTSKGVFFRLQDLPEAARQPGAARDALLLRVIGSPDPYGKQIDGLGGATSSTSKAVILAPSSRPGHDVDYLFGQVSIDSAFVDWSGNCGNLSAAVGPFAIASGLIAQARIPENGACTVRIWQANIGKTIVAHVPIAHGQVQETGGFELDGVTFPAAEIPIEFLDPADDGGEGGEGGAMFPTGNVVDDLDVPGVGTFRATLINAGIPTIFLSAQDIGYTGRELQGEINEDQAALARFERIRAWGAVKMGLIKDVNEAATRQHTPKIAFVAPPADYVASSGKPVRAGEVDLLVRALSMGRLHHAMMGTAAVAIGAAAAVPGTLVHLAAGGGTRNAVRFGHPSGTLRVGAEARQDNGQWTVTKALMSRSARVLMEGWVRVPGDSF from the coding sequence ATGGCTTTCGCACCGCAGATCAGGATCCCCGCCACCTATATGCGCGGCGGCACCAGCAAGGGTGTGTTCTTCCGCCTGCAGGATCTGCCCGAGGCAGCGAGGCAGCCCGGCGCCGCGCGCGACGCGCTGCTGCTGCGCGTGATCGGCAGCCCCGACCCCTACGGCAAGCAGATCGACGGCTTGGGCGGGGCCACCTCGTCCACCTCCAAGGCAGTGATCCTCGCGCCATCGTCGCGGCCTGGCCACGATGTGGACTACCTGTTCGGTCAGGTCTCCATCGACAGTGCCTTCGTGGACTGGAGCGGCAATTGCGGCAACCTGTCGGCCGCCGTCGGCCCTTTCGCGATCGCGAGCGGGCTGATCGCCCAGGCGCGCATCCCGGAGAACGGGGCATGCACCGTGCGGATCTGGCAGGCCAACATCGGCAAGACCATCGTGGCGCATGTGCCCATCGCCCATGGGCAGGTACAGGAGACGGGCGGCTTCGAGCTGGACGGCGTGACCTTCCCGGCGGCCGAAATACCCATCGAATTCCTGGATCCGGCGGACGATGGGGGAGAAGGCGGGGAGGGCGGCGCCATGTTCCCGACCGGCAATGTGGTGGACGACCTGGATGTGCCGGGCGTGGGCACCTTCCGCGCCACGCTCATCAACGCGGGCATTCCCACCATCTTCCTGAGCGCGCAGGACATCGGCTACACCGGCAGGGAGTTGCAGGGCGAGATCAACGAGGACCAGGCCGCGCTGGCGCGCTTCGAGCGCATCCGCGCCTGGGGCGCAGTGAAGATGGGCCTCATCAAGGACGTGAACGAGGCCGCGACACGCCAGCACACGCCGAAGATCGCTTTCGTGGCGCCGCCCGCGGACTACGTGGCGTCCAGCGGCAAGCCCGTGCGGGCGGGCGAGGTGGACCTGCTGGTGCGGGCCCTGTCCATGGGCCGGCTGCACCACGCCATGATGGGAACGGCGGCCGTGGCCATAGGCGCCGCGGCGGCCGTGCCCGGCACGCTGGTCCACCTGGCCGCCGGCGGCGGCACGCGCAATGCGGTCCGCTTCGGCCATCCTTCCGGCACGCTGCGCGTGGGGGCCGAGGCCCGGCAGGATAACGGCCAATGGACGGTCACCAAGGCCCTCATGAGCCGCAGCGCCCGTGTACTGATGGAAGGCTGGGTGCGCGTGCCCGGCGACAGCTTCTGA
- a CDS encoding isocitrate lyase/PEP mutase family protein — protein MSTRKQLKQLVEARSGLIVPGAFNALSARVIADLGFKAIYVTGAGVTNMWFGMPDQGFMGLAEIADHTARIRDAVDVPLLVDADTGFGNALNVVHTVRTLERAGADCIQLEDQVAPKRCGHFSGKEVIGTEEAVSKIKAAVDARRDPDLLIMARTDAAATHGFEAAVERAQKFAEAGADILFVEAVTQAEEVRVLPRRLSKPQLMNMVIGGRTPIFDAGQLGEMGFGIVLYANAALQGAVAGMQKALTVLRDEREVQESGGLVTPFAERQRLVGKPEWDALEKRYT, from the coding sequence ATGTCCACACGCAAACAACTCAAGCAACTCGTCGAGGCACGCAGCGGCCTGATCGTGCCCGGTGCCTTCAACGCGCTCTCTGCCCGGGTGATCGCCGACCTGGGCTTCAAGGCGATCTATGTCACCGGCGCCGGCGTGACCAACATGTGGTTCGGCATGCCCGACCAGGGCTTCATGGGCCTGGCCGAGATCGCCGACCACACGGCCCGCATCCGCGACGCGGTGGACGTACCGCTGCTCGTGGATGCCGACACGGGCTTCGGCAACGCGCTGAACGTTGTGCACACCGTGCGCACGCTGGAGCGCGCGGGCGCCGATTGCATCCAGCTCGAGGACCAGGTCGCGCCCAAGCGCTGCGGCCATTTCTCGGGCAAGGAGGTGATCGGCACCGAAGAGGCCGTCAGCAAGATCAAGGCCGCCGTCGATGCGCGCCGCGATCCCGACCTGCTCATCATGGCGCGCACCGATGCCGCTGCCACGCACGGGTTCGAGGCCGCCGTGGAGCGCGCGCAGAAATTCGCCGAGGCGGGTGCGGACATCCTGTTCGTCGAGGCCGTGACGCAGGCCGAAGAGGTGCGCGTGCTGCCGCGACGCCTGTCCAAACCCCAGCTCATGAACATGGTGATCGGCGGCCGGACGCCCATCTTCGACGCCGGGCAACTGGGCGAGATGGGCTTCGGCATCGTCCTCTACGCCAACGCAGCCCTGCAGGGCGCCGTGGCAGGCATGCAGAAGGCCCTCACAGTGCTGCGCGACGAACGGGAAGTGCAGGAATCGGGCGGACTCGTTACCCCGTTCGCCGAGCGCCAGCGCCTGGTGGGCAAGCCCGAATGGGATGCGCTGGAGAAGCGCTACACCTGA
- a CDS encoding methionine synthase, translating to MFETSIAGSLPKPAWLAETHKLWPQWRAEGEALRQAKADATLLWIKAQEDAGLDIVCDGEQSRQHFVHGFLEQVEGIDFKHKVKMGIRDNRYDAMVPQVVSALRLKGRVHAFEAQLARAHTKKKLKFTLPGPMTIVDTVADRFYGDKVKMAFAFAELLNQEALALQADGVDIIQFDEPAFNVYMQDAADWGVQALERAAQGLTCTTAVHICYGYGIKANTDWKSTLGDEWRQYETVFPALAKSRIDQVSLECIHSHVPPDLMRLLAGKDVMVGVIDVASDVVETPEEVADTIGRALEFVPKERLFPCTNCGLAPMGRDVAWRKLQALAEGTRLAKERFAKA from the coding sequence ATGTTCGAAACCTCGATTGCCGGCAGCCTGCCCAAACCCGCCTGGCTGGCCGAAACCCACAAGCTCTGGCCCCAGTGGAGGGCCGAGGGCGAGGCGCTGCGCCAGGCCAAGGCCGACGCGACCCTGCTGTGGATCAAGGCCCAGGAAGACGCGGGCCTGGACATCGTGTGCGACGGCGAGCAATCGCGCCAGCATTTCGTGCACGGCTTCCTCGAGCAGGTCGAGGGCATCGACTTCAAGCACAAGGTGAAGATGGGCATCCGCGACAACCGCTACGACGCGATGGTGCCGCAGGTCGTGTCTGCCCTGCGCCTGAAGGGCCGCGTTCATGCCTTCGAAGCGCAGCTGGCGCGCGCCCACACGAAAAAGAAGCTGAAATTCACCCTGCCGGGCCCGATGACCATCGTCGATACCGTGGCGGACCGTTTCTACGGCGACAAGGTGAAAATGGCTTTCGCGTTCGCGGAACTGCTCAACCAGGAAGCGCTCGCCCTGCAGGCCGATGGCGTGGACATCATCCAGTTCGACGAGCCCGCCTTCAATGTCTACATGCAGGATGCCGCCGACTGGGGCGTGCAGGCGCTCGAACGCGCGGCGCAGGGGCTGACCTGCACGACGGCCGTGCACATCTGCTACGGCTACGGCATCAAAGCCAACACCGACTGGAAGAGCACCCTGGGCGATGAATGGCGCCAGTACGAGACGGTGTTTCCTGCGCTGGCCAAAAGCCGCATCGACCAGGTGAGCCTGGAATGCATCCATTCCCACGTCCCGCCCGACCTGATGCGGCTGCTGGCCGGCAAGGACGTGATGGTCGGCGTGATCGACGTGGCGAGCGACGTGGTCGAGACACCCGAGGAAGTGGCCGACACCATAGGCCGTGCCCTCGAGTTCGTGCCGAAGGAGCGGCTGTTCCCCTGCACGAATTGCGGACTGGCCCCGATGGGGCGCGATGTGGCGTGGCGCAAGCTGCAGGCGCTGGCGGAAGGCACGCGGTTGGCAAAGGAGCGGTTCGCTAAGGCGTGA
- a CDS encoding DUF3653 domain-containing protein, whose translation MYRNLGLDLAGCAQILHVTERTLHNWQSGKHDIPYAAYRLLNRMELPGESWAGWCFHGCKLWTPEGRLFIRGLNCQ comes from the coding sequence ATGTACCGCAACCTGGGGCTCGATCTGGCCGGCTGCGCGCAGATTCTTCACGTCACCGAACGGACTTTGCATAACTGGCAGTCCGGCAAGCACGACATCCCGTATGCCGCCTACCGGCTGCTCAACCGCATGGAGCTGCCCGGCGAGTCCTGGGCCGGCTGGTGCTTCCATGGCTGCAAGCTGTGGACACCCGAGGGCCGTTTGTTCATCCGAGGCCTCAACTGTCAATAG
- a CDS encoding DNA-binding protein produces the protein MPAKMLRGPRGVQMEEVWAAADAVLALGERPTVERVRHQLGRGSPNTVGPMLDSWYATLARRLQAPADASDPGEGAGEALPAPVARAAKALWARALQQADESATARLAQSRAGLDAQAEALRLIQDELAREKQRLDDRGEAYVVALQARDAQIAEAARQAQELQQQLLACQQLLDSARSDNTQLRKAADADRKRQEARDADHQAERARLEERAQAQERRLHAEVDRARQESRRLALQLEAEQKKSAKALSDAQDRARELEAQVGTLHADNAKLAQDLLAVRDEARQLQRELDDRSSEMLAMLSELKDRLPVSPSKRKAIPARIRKAKE, from the coding sequence ATGCCAGCCAAGATGCTGAGAGGGCCGCGCGGCGTGCAGATGGAAGAGGTCTGGGCCGCTGCCGATGCGGTGCTCGCGCTGGGCGAGCGTCCCACCGTCGAAAGGGTGCGGCACCAATTGGGCAGGGGTTCGCCGAACACGGTGGGGCCCATGCTCGACAGCTGGTACGCGACGCTGGCCAGGCGGCTGCAGGCGCCGGCAGACGCTTCAGACCCTGGGGAAGGTGCCGGGGAAGCCTTGCCCGCACCCGTTGCCAGGGCGGCGAAAGCGCTGTGGGCCCGGGCGCTGCAGCAGGCGGACGAATCGGCCACGGCCCGTCTCGCCCAGTCCCGCGCCGGACTGGATGCACAGGCAGAAGCCCTGCGCCTGATCCAGGACGAGCTGGCACGGGAAAAGCAACGCCTGGACGACCGTGGAGAGGCCTACGTGGTCGCCCTGCAGGCCCGCGATGCCCAGATCGCCGAAGCGGCGCGGCAAGCCCAGGAACTGCAGCAGCAACTCCTGGCCTGCCAGCAGTTGCTGGACTCGGCCCGTTCCGACAACACGCAGCTGCGCAAGGCTGCGGACGCGGACCGGAAGCGCCAGGAAGCCCGGGACGCAGACCACCAGGCCGAACGTGCCCGCCTCGAAGAACGGGCCCAGGCACAGGAACGCCGGCTCCACGCCGAGGTGGACCGGGCCCGCCAGGAATCCCGGCGGCTGGCGCTCCAACTGGAAGCCGAGCAGAAGAAATCCGCCAAGGCGCTCTCCGATGCCCAGGACCGGGCGCGGGAACTCGAAGCCCAGGTCGGCACGCTGCATGCCGACAACGCCAAGCTCGCGCAGGACCTGCTGGCGGTCCGGGATGAAGCCCGGCAACTGCAGCGCGAGCTCGACGACCGCAGCAGCGAGATGCTGGCCATGCTGAGTGAGTTGAAGGACAGGTTGCCGGTCAGCCCATCTAAAAGGAAAGCGATCCCGGCAAGGATCAGGAAGGCGAAGGAGTGA
- the acnD gene encoding Fe/S-dependent 2-methylisocitrate dehydratase AcnD produces MNRQHRKPLPGTDLDYFDAREAVEAIQPGAWDGLPYTARVHAENLVRRADPARLGGYLRQLVERRREIDFPWFPVRVVCHDILGQTALVDLAGLRDAIASEGGDPAAVNPVVPVQLIVDHSLAVECGGFDPDAFRKNREIEDRRNEDRFHFIEWTKKAFANVEVIPAGNGIMHQINLEKMSPVVYVQEGVAFPDTCVGTDSHTPHVDALGVIAVGVGGLEAENVMLGRASWMRLPDIVGVELAGRRQPGITATDVVLALTEFLRQEKVVGAYVEFHGEGAASLSVGDRATISNMCPEYGATAALFAIDGQTLDYLRLTGRDERQVQLVETYARTAGFWAGSLRGAQYERVLHFDLSTVVRNMAGPSNPHRRLPTSALVDRGIAGASQLERARAEEAEGRMPDGAVVIAAITSCTNTSNPRNVIAAALLARNANRLGLVRKPWVKTSLAPGSKAVELYLKEAGLLGDLEALGFGIVAFACTTCNGMSGALDPRIQQEIIDRDLYTTAVLSGNRNFDGRIHPYAKQAFLASPPLVVAYAIAGTVRFDIENDVLAVVDGNEIRLKDLWPGDEEIDAIVARAVQPAQFRAVYEPMFAIRVDDGEKAAPQYDWRPQSTYIRRPPYWDTEGVGALAAFPRTLQGMRPLALLPDNVTTDHLSPSNAILPDSAAGEYLRQMGLPEEDFNSYATHRGDHLTALRATFANPQLVNEMAVVGGQVRQGSLARIEPEGRVTRMWEAIETYLHRRQPLIIIAGADYGQGSSRDWAAKGVRLAGVETVVAEGFERIHRTNLIGMGVLPLEFQPGVNRLTLGLDGTETYDVTGERRPRAGLTLAIHRRNGETVQVPVTCRLDTAEEASVYEAGGVLQRFAQDFLANQPTGA; encoded by the coding sequence ATGAACAGACAACATCGCAAACCTCTGCCGGGCACGGATCTCGATTACTTCGACGCACGAGAGGCCGTCGAGGCCATCCAGCCGGGCGCCTGGGACGGGCTGCCATATACCGCGCGCGTGCACGCCGAGAACCTCGTGCGCCGCGCCGATCCCGCCCGGCTCGGCGGCTACCTGCGCCAGCTGGTGGAGCGCCGGCGCGAGATCGACTTCCCCTGGTTCCCGGTGCGCGTGGTGTGCCACGACATCCTGGGCCAGACCGCGCTGGTGGACCTGGCCGGCCTGCGCGACGCCATCGCCAGCGAGGGGGGTGACCCGGCGGCAGTGAACCCCGTCGTGCCGGTGCAGCTCATCGTGGACCATTCGCTGGCGGTGGAGTGCGGCGGCTTCGACCCCGATGCCTTCCGCAAGAACCGCGAGATCGAGGACCGCCGCAACGAGGACCGTTTCCACTTCATCGAGTGGACGAAGAAGGCTTTCGCCAACGTCGAGGTGATCCCGGCGGGCAACGGCATCATGCACCAGATCAATCTGGAGAAGATGTCGCCGGTTGTGTACGTTCAGGAGGGCGTGGCCTTCCCCGACACCTGCGTGGGCACCGACAGCCACACGCCGCACGTCGATGCGCTGGGCGTGATCGCCGTCGGCGTGGGCGGCCTGGAGGCCGAGAACGTGATGCTGGGACGCGCCTCCTGGATGCGCCTGCCCGACATCGTGGGCGTGGAGCTCGCGGGCCGGCGCCAGCCGGGCATCACCGCCACCGACGTCGTGCTGGCGCTGACAGAGTTCCTGCGCCAGGAAAAGGTGGTGGGGGCCTACGTCGAATTCCACGGCGAAGGCGCCGCAAGTCTGTCGGTGGGCGACCGCGCGACCATCTCCAACATGTGCCCCGAGTACGGTGCCACCGCCGCGCTGTTCGCCATCGACGGACAGACGCTGGATTACCTGCGCCTCACGGGCCGCGACGAACGCCAGGTGCAACTGGTCGAGACCTATGCCCGGACGGCCGGGTTCTGGGCCGGCAGCCTGCGTGGCGCGCAGTACGAGCGTGTGCTGCACTTCGATCTCTCGACCGTCGTGCGCAACATGGCCGGGCCCTCGAACCCGCACCGCCGCCTGCCCACCTCGGCGTTGGTGGACCGCGGCATCGCCGGCGCCAGCCAGCTCGAGAGGGCCCGTGCCGAAGAGGCCGAAGGCCGGATGCCGGACGGCGCCGTCGTCATCGCGGCCATCACCAGCTGCACCAACACCAGCAACCCGCGCAACGTGATCGCCGCCGCGCTGCTAGCGCGCAACGCCAACCGCCTGGGCCTGGTGCGCAAGCCCTGGGTCAAGACCTCGCTCGCGCCCGGATCGAAAGCCGTGGAGCTGTACCTGAAGGAAGCCGGGCTGCTGGGCGACCTGGAGGCGCTGGGCTTCGGCATCGTCGCCTTCGCCTGCACGACCTGCAACGGCATGAGCGGCGCCCTCGATCCCCGGATCCAGCAGGAGATCATCGACCGCGACCTGTACACCACGGCGGTGCTCTCGGGCAACCGCAACTTCGACGGCCGCATCCATCCTTATGCGAAGCAGGCTTTCCTCGCCTCGCCGCCGCTGGTGGTGGCCTACGCGATCGCAGGCACGGTGCGCTTCGACATCGAGAACGACGTGCTCGCCGTGGTGGACGGCAATGAAATCCGCCTGAAGGACCTCTGGCCCGGCGACGAGGAAATCGACGCCATTGTGGCCCGGGCCGTCCAGCCCGCGCAGTTCCGTGCCGTCTATGAACCCATGTTCGCGATCCGCGTGGACGATGGCGAAAAGGCCGCGCCGCAATACGACTGGCGCCCCCAGTCCACCTACATCCGCCGCCCGCCGTACTGGGACACGGAAGGCGTGGGCGCATTGGCGGCCTTCCCGCGCACCCTCCAGGGCATGCGCCCGCTGGCGCTGCTGCCGGACAACGTCACGACGGATCACCTGTCGCCATCGAACGCCATCCTGCCGGACAGCGCGGCCGGCGAATACTTGCGCCAGATGGGCTTGCCCGAGGAAGACTTCAACTCCTATGCGACACACCGGGGTGACCACCTCACGGCGCTGCGCGCCACCTTCGCCAATCCGCAGCTCGTCAACGAAATGGCGGTGGTCGGCGGCCAGGTCCGACAGGGTTCGCTGGCCCGCATCGAGCCCGAAGGCAGGGTCACGCGGATGTGGGAGGCCATCGAGACCTATCTGCACCGCCGCCAGCCGCTGATCATCATTGCGGGCGCCGATTACGGCCAGGGGTCGAGCCGCGACTGGGCCGCCAAGGGCGTGCGACTGGCGGGGGTGGAGACGGTGGTGGCCGAAGGCTTCGAGCGCATCCACCGCACCAACCTGATCGGCATGGGCGTGCTGCCGCTGGAATTCCAGCCGGGCGTGAACCGCCTCACGCTGGGCCTGGACGGCACCGAGACCTACGACGTGACCGGCGAGCGCAGACCGCGCGCCGGGCTCACGCTGGCCATCCACCGCAGGAATGGCGAGACTGTGCAGGTGCCCGTGACCTGCCGGCTGGATACGGCCGAGGAAGCCTCGGTGTATGAAGCCGGCGGTGTCCTGCAGCGCTTCGCGCAGGACTTTCTCGCGAACCAACCCACAGGAGCGTAG
- a CDS encoding phosphohydrolase — translation MNSGSLLPRAWMRLPSGAHLDLIDPDPGAWTDRDLAVRLSRTARWGGESAWPLPLSVAQHSLLVLELRRAAAPVPLSAAEELQEILHDAEEGFLGFDCISPLKAVLGEPFRAVADRLMQAVAQRYGLPDWTPEGHRLHKAADLAAAASEAVHCVGWTHEEVREILRIDAPVMGIDPLVARYGDTPWEPWPLAVAAERFHTALQNALARRDGLTP, via the coding sequence ATGAATTCCGGCTCCCTGCTTCCCCGCGCCTGGATGCGATTGCCCTCCGGCGCACACCTCGACCTGATCGATCCGGACCCTGGCGCATGGACCGACAGAGACTTGGCGGTGCGGCTGTCGCGCACGGCGCGCTGGGGCGGCGAGTCGGCCTGGCCGCTGCCGCTGTCGGTCGCGCAACACTCATTGCTGGTGCTGGAACTCCGGCGGGCGGCCGCCCCGGTGCCGCTGAGCGCCGCGGAAGAACTCCAGGAAATCCTGCACGACGCGGAAGAAGGTTTCCTGGGGTTCGATTGCATCTCGCCGTTGAAGGCGGTGCTGGGCGAACCCTTCCGCGCCGTGGCGGATCGGCTCATGCAGGCTGTTGCCCAGCGCTACGGATTGCCGGACTGGACGCCGGAGGGCCACCGGCTGCACAAGGCGGCGGATCTGGCCGCCGCAGCCAGCGAGGCCGTGCACTGCGTGGGCTGGACGCACGAAGAGGTGCGCGAGATCCTGCGCATCGATGCACCCGTGATGGGCATCGACCCGCTGGTGGCCCGGTACGGCGACACACCCTGGGAGCCCTGGCCACTCGCCGTGGCGGCCGAGCGCTTTCATACTGCACTGCAGAATGCGCTGGCCCGGCGCGACGGGCTCACGCCTTAG
- a CDS encoding site-specific integrase, translated as MPLPDPGNLPALQPEMLSDATAQAVDELMREGESANTLASYRSALRYWAAWFNLRYGQPITLPVPPAVVLQFIVDHAQRSSADGLLHELPPAIDAVLVQAGFKGKPGPMALNTLVHRIAVLSKTHQLKEVENPCQDAKVRDLLAKTRRAYGKRGDLPRKKDALTKDPLMAMLETCDLSTLKGLRDRALLLFAFASGGRRRSEVAGADMKHLRRHAVSSFTFVLAHSKTNQHAADRPENYKPIEGMAGEALQAWLEAARITEGPVFRRVLKGGKLADALSPAAVRDIVKERARAAGLSEDYSAHSLRSGFVTEAASQNVPLADTMAMTGHRSVATVMGYFRSTGSSQAAHLLDPKAPPERS; from the coding sequence ATGCCCCTGCCCGATCCGGGAAACCTCCCGGCGCTGCAACCGGAAATGCTGTCCGACGCCACCGCGCAGGCCGTCGATGAGCTGATGCGCGAGGGCGAGTCGGCCAACACCCTGGCCAGTTACCGCTCTGCCCTGCGGTACTGGGCGGCCTGGTTCAACCTGCGCTACGGGCAGCCGATCACGCTCCCCGTGCCGCCGGCCGTGGTGCTGCAATTCATCGTGGACCATGCCCAGCGCAGTTCGGCCGACGGGCTGCTTCACGAACTGCCGCCCGCGATCGATGCGGTACTGGTGCAGGCCGGGTTCAAGGGCAAGCCGGGCCCCATGGCCCTCAACACGCTGGTGCACCGGATCGCGGTGCTCTCGAAAACCCACCAGCTCAAGGAGGTCGAGAACCCCTGCCAGGACGCGAAGGTCCGCGACCTGCTGGCCAAGACACGCCGGGCCTACGGCAAGCGCGGCGACCTGCCCAGGAAGAAGGACGCGCTGACGAAGGACCCGCTGATGGCCATGCTGGAAACCTGCGATCTATCGACACTCAAGGGCCTGCGGGACCGCGCCCTGCTCCTTTTCGCGTTCGCCAGCGGCGGGCGGCGCCGTTCGGAAGTCGCCGGTGCCGACATGAAGCACCTGCGGCGCCACGCGGTGTCGTCGTTCACGTTCGTGCTGGCCCATTCCAAGACCAACCAGCACGCGGCCGACCGGCCGGAAAACTACAAACCCATCGAAGGCATGGCAGGAGAAGCCCTGCAGGCCTGGCTGGAGGCCGCGCGTATCACGGAGGGGCCGGTGTTCCGGCGGGTGCTGAAGGGCGGCAAGCTGGCCGATGCGCTGTCGCCTGCCGCGGTGCGCGACATCGTCAAGGAACGCGCGCGGGCCGCCGGACTGTCCGAAGACTACTCCGCGCATTCGCTGCGGTCGGGGTTCGTCACCGAGGCGGCCTCCCAGAACGTGCCCCTGGCCGACACGATGGCCATGACGGGGCACCGCAGCGTGGCGACCGTCATGGGGTACTTCCGTTCGACCGGGTCGAGCCAGGCGGCCCATCTGCTCGACCCCAAGGCACCGCCGGAGCGTTCCTGA
- a CDS encoding LysR family transcriptional regulator: protein MLERIHLSIVQQVEKQGSLTAAAGVLNLTQSALSHSMKKLEQQLGTDIWLREGRSLRLTQAGQYLLAVANRVLPQLHLAEERLGQFAQGERGALRIGMECHPCYQWLLKAVSPYLAAWPDVDVDVKQKFQFGGIGALFGYEIDLLVTPDPLYKPGLKFEPVFDYEQVLVVARNHPLASAAWVKPQQLTGEVLISYPVDIERLDIYNQFLLPAGVTPRRHKAIETTDIMLQMVASGRGVAALPRWLVEEYAARMEVVPVRLGARGVAKQIFLGAREAETAIDYVRAFIELARQPAVQV, encoded by the coding sequence ATGCTGGAGCGTATCCATCTCAGCATCGTCCAGCAGGTCGAAAAGCAGGGGTCCTTGACGGCCGCCGCGGGCGTGCTGAACCTCACCCAGTCGGCCCTGAGCCACAGCATGAAAAAACTGGAGCAGCAGCTGGGCACCGACATCTGGCTGCGCGAAGGCCGCAGCCTGCGCCTGACACAGGCGGGCCAGTACCTGCTGGCGGTGGCCAACCGGGTGTTGCCGCAACTCCATCTCGCCGAAGAGCGGCTGGGGCAGTTCGCGCAGGGCGAGCGCGGCGCATTGCGGATCGGCATGGAATGCCACCCCTGCTACCAGTGGCTGCTCAAGGCGGTTTCGCCGTACCTGGCCGCGTGGCCCGACGTCGATGTGGACGTCAAGCAGAAGTTCCAGTTCGGCGGGATCGGCGCCCTCTTCGGCTACGAGATCGACCTGCTGGTCACCCCTGATCCGCTGTACAAGCCCGGGCTGAAGTTCGAGCCCGTGTTCGACTACGAGCAGGTGCTGGTCGTGGCCAGGAACCACCCCCTGGCTTCGGCGGCCTGGGTGAAGCCGCAGCAACTGACCGGGGAAGTGCTCATCAGCTACCCGGTGGACATCGAGCGCCTGGACATCTACAACCAGTTCCTGCTGCCGGCGGGCGTCACGCCCCGGCGCCACAAGGCCATCGAGACCACCGACATCATGTTGCAGATGGTGGCCAGCGGCCGCGGCGTGGCCGCCCTGCCCCGCTGGCTGGTCGAGGAATACGCGGCACGGATGGAAGTGGTGCCCGTGCGGCTGGGCGCACGCGGCGTCGCCAAGCAGATCTTCCTGGGCGCGCGCGAGGCGGAAACCGCCATCGACTATGTCCGTGCCTTCATCGAACTGGCGCGCCAGCCTGCCGTTCAGGTGTAG